In Nonomuraea sp. NBC_00507, the following are encoded in one genomic region:
- a CDS encoding zinc-binding dehydrogenase, translated as MEKPIPRAGPGDAVVRTTKALICTSDSHTVAGGIGPRENLTLGHEAVGIVHEVGSDVKGFQPGDRVLVGSITPDWGDPASQNGFPSQAGMPLGGFKFANSKDGVFAEYFHVNEADANMAKIPDDISDDLAVYCADMLSTGFMGAEKGNIPIGGTVAVLALGPVGMMAAAGARLRGAGLVIGVESVPQRQELARAYGVDEIVDFTREDVVERIMELTHGEGVDTAIEALGMDATFQTAIKITKPGGTVSNIGYFGEGEFVRIPRVEWGVGMADQTITSGLCPGGRLRMERLLRVLQAKRIDPTRMTTHEFAFEDMERAFEVLDKKLDDVIKPLISF; from the coding sequence ATGGAGAAGCCGATTCCGCGGGCGGGACCCGGCGACGCCGTCGTACGGACGACCAAGGCTCTGATCTGCACCTCGGATTCCCACACCGTCGCCGGAGGAATCGGCCCGCGGGAGAATCTCACGCTCGGTCACGAAGCGGTGGGCATCGTGCACGAGGTGGGCAGCGACGTCAAGGGCTTCCAGCCGGGCGACCGTGTCCTGGTGGGCTCCATCACCCCGGATTGGGGCGATCCGGCCTCCCAGAACGGGTTTCCGTCGCAGGCGGGCATGCCGCTGGGCGGCTTCAAGTTCGCGAACTCCAAGGACGGAGTATTCGCCGAATATTTCCACGTGAACGAGGCCGACGCCAACATGGCGAAAATACCCGACGACATTTCCGATGACCTGGCCGTCTATTGCGCCGATATGCTTTCAACCGGCTTCATGGGGGCGGAGAAAGGCAATATCCCGATCGGCGGGACGGTGGCTGTTCTGGCTCTGGGGCCGGTGGGGATGATGGCCGCGGCAGGGGCCAGGCTACGCGGAGCGGGCCTCGTCATCGGGGTGGAATCCGTGCCGCAGCGGCAGGAGCTCGCACGCGCGTACGGCGTGGACGAGATCGTGGACTTCACCCGCGAGGACGTCGTCGAGCGGATCATGGAGCTCACGCACGGAGAGGGAGTCGACACCGCCATCGAGGCGCTGGGCATGGACGCGACGTTCCAGACCGCCATCAAGATCACCAAGCCGGGTGGAACAGTGTCCAACATCGGCTATTTCGGAGAAGGAGAGTTCGTCCGCATCCCCCGCGTCGAGTGGGGAGTCGGGATGGCGGACCAGACGATCACCTCGGGGTTGTGCCCCGGCGGCCGGCTGCGCATGGAGCGGCTGCTGCGCGTGCTGCAGGCCAAGCGCATCGATCCCACCCGCATGACGACCCATGAGTTCGCCTTCGAGGACATGGAACGGGCCTTCGAGGTCCTGGACAAGAAACTCGACGACGTCATCAAGCCGCTGATCTCGTTCTAG
- a CDS encoding aldehyde dehydrogenase family protein: MNASGRTTPSKQIGGSMAGAERDGSGLPRPRIGHFIGGDWVEPGSGRTYPNLSPWSGEVLGEVAAGDGEDAERAVAAAHEAFGGWARTLPVERQRILLRAADLLEGRRGEVLAALAAETGCGRQFGGVQLEFVLKLLRQAAHLAYRPAGELLPSDTPGTQAMAVRRPVGVVAAIAPWNASLALAGRASIGPLALGNTVVLKPSEESPYTGGALWAEILQEAGLPAGAFNVVTHAPGEAGAVADALLASPLVKRINFTGSTPTGRRLAEKAGRHLKRVVLQLSGQNPLIVAGDADLEYAVNAATYGAFVHQGQVCMCARRIYVERPLAEEFAERFAARVAALPTGDPADPATVVGPVINEWALALLDRRVKEAVGLGARVLAGGVPAPPCYPATVLTDVPDEAEIAQGETFGPVVVLETVDSAEEAVARANDSDFGLAASIITGDGRRGLRLASALDVGIVHVNDQPVNDEPHMPFGGVKDSGWGRFGLGFAAEEFCELQWITVRDQDRTFPF; the protein is encoded by the coding sequence ATGAACGCTTCTGGCCGGACAACGCCCAGCAAGCAGATCGGGGGCTCCATGGCGGGAGCGGAGCGTGACGGGAGCGGCCTGCCCAGGCCGCGCATCGGGCACTTTATCGGGGGCGACTGGGTCGAGCCCGGCTCCGGACGCACCTACCCGAACCTTTCGCCCTGGTCAGGAGAGGTCCTCGGGGAGGTCGCCGCCGGGGACGGCGAGGACGCGGAACGCGCGGTCGCCGCCGCGCACGAGGCATTCGGCGGCTGGGCCCGGACGCTGCCCGTGGAGCGGCAGCGGATCTTGCTGCGGGCGGCCGACCTGCTGGAGGGCCGCCGCGGCGAGGTGCTCGCCGCCTTGGCCGCGGAGACCGGCTGCGGCCGCCAGTTCGGCGGCGTGCAGCTCGAGTTCGTGCTCAAGCTGCTCCGCCAGGCCGCCCACCTGGCCTACCGCCCGGCCGGGGAGCTGCTGCCCTCCGACACCCCCGGCACCCAGGCGATGGCCGTGCGCCGCCCGGTGGGGGTGGTCGCGGCCATCGCGCCGTGGAACGCCTCGCTCGCCCTTGCCGGCCGGGCGAGCATCGGGCCGCTCGCGCTCGGCAACACCGTGGTGCTGAAACCGTCGGAGGAGTCCCCGTACACGGGAGGGGCGCTCTGGGCAGAGATCCTCCAGGAGGCAGGACTGCCCGCCGGGGCGTTCAACGTCGTCACCCACGCCCCCGGTGAGGCCGGCGCCGTCGCCGACGCGCTGCTCGCCAGCCCTCTCGTCAAGCGGATCAACTTCACCGGCTCGACGCCGACCGGCAGGCGGCTCGCGGAGAAGGCCGGCCGGCACCTGAAGCGCGTGGTGCTCCAGCTCAGCGGGCAGAACCCGCTCATCGTGGCGGGCGACGCCGACCTCGAGTACGCGGTCAACGCCGCGACCTACGGCGCGTTCGTGCACCAGGGGCAGGTGTGCATGTGCGCCAGGCGCATCTACGTCGAACGGCCGCTGGCCGAGGAGTTCGCCGAGCGGTTCGCGGCCAGGGTCGCGGCGCTGCCGACGGGCGACCCGGCCGACCCGGCGACCGTGGTGGGCCCGGTGATCAATGAGTGGGCCCTGGCCCTTCTCGACCGCCGCGTCAAGGAGGCGGTCGGTCTCGGTGCCCGCGTCCTGGCCGGCGGCGTCCCCGCACCGCCGTGCTACCCGGCCACCGTGCTCACCGACGTTCCGGACGAGGCCGAGATCGCGCAGGGCGAGACGTTCGGGCCTGTGGTGGTGCTGGAGACGGTCGACTCCGCGGAGGAGGCCGTCGCCCGCGCCAACGACTCCGACTTCGGCCTGGCCGCCTCGATCATCACCGGCGACGGCCGCCGCGGCCTACGCCTGGCCTCCGCCCTCGACGTCGGCATCGTGCACGTCAACGACCAGCCCGTCAACGACGAGCCGCACATGCCGTTCGGCGGCGTCAAGGACAGCGGCTGGGGTCGGTTCGGGCTGGGCTTCGCGGCCGAGGAGTTCTGCGAACTCCAGTGGATCACCGTCCGCGACCAGGATCGCACCTTCCCCTTCTGA
- a CDS encoding IclR family transcriptional regulator has protein sequence MTDDASPRPRRAPGAPGRTTADSSAAFSVSLERGLRILSAFSGDRSVLGIADLARAVGLNKSTTYRYVATLTKLEYIRQDPETKKYFLGPRVVDLGFAAIDSMELTKVAGPLLQALADETGCTASLGLCDGPDVVYVDRRRSSRRSSLAMDLNLHVGSRLPAYCTSMGKVLLAYKDPEALRQILDRTDMARRGPKTITNREQLIAALAKVRQSAVAVNDEELAPGLRSFAAPVRDRSGEVVAAVNIAVHLTVAPTTVDALAARLEPALRRTAAEISRRLGHRPQP, from the coding sequence GTGACCGATGACGCCTCCCCACGCCCGCGCCGAGCCCCGGGAGCTCCGGGCCGTACGACGGCCGACTCCTCCGCCGCCTTCTCGGTGTCCCTGGAACGCGGGCTGCGCATCCTGTCCGCCTTCAGCGGGGACCGCTCCGTGCTGGGGATCGCCGACCTCGCGCGGGCCGTCGGGCTCAACAAGAGCACGACCTACCGGTACGTCGCCACGCTGACCAAGCTGGAGTACATCCGGCAGGACCCGGAGACGAAGAAATACTTCCTGGGCCCGCGGGTGGTGGACCTCGGGTTCGCGGCCATCGACTCCATGGAGCTCACCAAGGTCGCCGGCCCCCTGCTCCAGGCCCTGGCCGACGAGACGGGCTGCACCGCCAGCCTGGGGCTGTGCGACGGGCCGGACGTGGTCTACGTGGATCGCAGGCGCAGCAGCCGGCGCAGCTCCCTGGCCATGGACCTCAACCTGCACGTGGGCTCCCGGCTGCCGGCCTACTGCACGTCGATGGGCAAGGTGCTGCTGGCGTACAAGGATCCGGAGGCGCTCAGGCAGATCCTCGACCGCACCGACATGGCCCGCCGCGGGCCCAAGACGATCACCAACAGGGAGCAGCTGATCGCCGCCCTCGCCAAGGTGCGCCAGAGCGCCGTCGCGGTCAACGACGAGGAGCTCGCCCCGGGGCTGAGGTCCTTCGCGGCGCCGGTGCGGGACCGCTCCGGCGAGGTCGTCGCCGCGGTCAACATCGCCGTGCATCTCACCGTCGCCCCGACCACCGTCGACGCGCTGGCCGCCCGCCTCGAACCGGCGCTCCGGCGCACCGCCGCCGAGATCTCCCGGCGCCTCGGCCACCGTCCCCAGCCGTAG
- a CDS encoding benzaldehyde dehydrogenase — translation MGLLDSIDWQGKIFKSGTWTAGYGGDYAVAEPATGGELGRMGLATSQDVAEAAVSAAEAQKHWAALPHTARAAVLRKAGDLWQQHAEEISGWNVREVGTVPGMAGFALHVAAEECYEAASLPGRAIGELLPSEQPRLSLARRIPAGVVAVISPFNVPIILGIRSVAPALALGNAVILKPDPRTAVTGGTLMARVFEEAGLPPGVLQMVPGGADVGEALITDPHVRVISFTGSTPVGRRIGELAGKHLKRAHLELGGNSALLVLDDADVDAAVNLAAWGSFFHQGQICMTTGRHLVADRLYDDFVERLAAKADALPVGDPATGQVALGPVIDAGQRDKIHHLVTASVGQGARQAAGGTYERLFYRPTVLADVPLTAPAFAEEVFGPVAPVTRVSSAEEAAKLAATSEYGLSLGIVTRDVMRGLAVAEQIPTGIVHINDQTVNDEANAPFGGVRASGTGSRFGGAAANIEAFTETRWITMRGEPPQYPF, via the coding sequence GTGGGACTGCTCGACAGCATCGACTGGCAAGGGAAGATCTTCAAGAGCGGCACGTGGACGGCCGGCTACGGCGGTGACTACGCGGTGGCCGAGCCCGCCACCGGCGGCGAGCTCGGCCGGATGGGCCTGGCGACCTCCCAAGACGTCGCCGAGGCCGCCGTGAGCGCCGCCGAGGCGCAGAAGCACTGGGCCGCGCTGCCGCACACCGCCCGCGCGGCCGTCCTGCGCAAGGCCGGCGACCTGTGGCAGCAGCACGCCGAGGAGATCAGCGGCTGGAACGTCCGCGAGGTCGGCACGGTCCCGGGCATGGCCGGGTTCGCCCTGCACGTGGCGGCCGAAGAGTGCTACGAGGCGGCCTCGCTGCCCGGCCGGGCGATCGGCGAGCTCCTGCCGTCGGAGCAGCCGCGGCTGTCCCTGGCCCGCCGCATACCGGCCGGGGTGGTGGCGGTGATCTCGCCGTTCAACGTGCCGATCATCCTCGGCATCCGGTCGGTCGCCCCGGCGCTCGCGCTCGGCAACGCCGTCATCCTCAAGCCCGACCCGCGCACCGCGGTCACCGGCGGCACGCTGATGGCGCGCGTGTTCGAGGAGGCCGGGCTGCCGCCGGGCGTGCTGCAGATGGTGCCCGGCGGCGCGGACGTGGGCGAGGCGCTGATCACCGACCCGCACGTGCGGGTCATCTCCTTCACCGGCTCCACCCCGGTGGGCCGCCGCATCGGCGAGCTCGCCGGGAAGCACCTCAAGCGCGCCCACCTGGAGCTCGGCGGCAACTCCGCGCTGCTGGTGCTGGACGACGCCGACGTGGACGCGGCGGTGAACCTGGCCGCCTGGGGCTCGTTCTTCCACCAGGGTCAGATCTGCATGACCACCGGCCGTCACCTGGTCGCCGACCGCCTCTACGACGACTTCGTCGAGCGGCTCGCCGCCAAGGCCGACGCGCTCCCGGTCGGTGACCCGGCCACCGGCCAGGTGGCGCTCGGCCCGGTGATCGACGCCGGCCAGCGCGACAAGATCCACCATCTGGTGACCGCGAGCGTCGGCCAGGGCGCGAGGCAGGCCGCCGGCGGGACGTACGAGCGGCTCTTCTACCGGCCGACGGTGCTGGCCGACGTCCCGCTGACCGCGCCCGCGTTCGCCGAGGAGGTCTTCGGCCCCGTCGCGCCGGTCACCCGCGTCTCCTCGGCCGAGGAAGCCGCCAAGCTGGCCGCGACCAGCGAGTACGGCCTGTCGCTCGGCATCGTGACCCGTGACGTGATGCGCGGCCTGGCCGTCGCCGAGCAGATCCCGACCGGGATCGTGCACATCAACGACCAGACCGTCAACGACGAGGCCAACGCCCCGTTCGGCGGCGTGCGCGCCTCCGGCACCGGCTCCCGCTTCGGCGGGGCGGCGGCCAACATCGAGGCGTTCACCGAGACCCGCTGGATCACCATGCGGGGGGAGCCGCCGCAGTACCCGTTCTGA
- a CDS encoding GNAT family N-acetyltransferase, which produces MYAISLGDDGAELRPLEPWQAEEFLAHIDRGREFIGRYVRLPEVVSDLASSRSFLQSYADKAAADLGRIYGIWTDGKLVGGVLFRTMDVQHGTAEAGCWLEPSAVGKGLVTRAVRVIIDWAVEERGIHRVEWQVAAENAASIAVARRLGMTKDGVLRESHLLRGKRYDMEVWSVLAPEWQAARGTSSR; this is translated from the coding sequence ATGTACGCAATATCACTGGGCGATGACGGCGCCGAGTTGCGCCCGCTCGAGCCGTGGCAGGCCGAGGAGTTTCTCGCCCACATCGACCGGGGACGGGAGTTCATCGGGCGATACGTCCGGCTGCCGGAGGTCGTCTCGGACCTGGCGTCGAGCCGCTCGTTCCTCCAGTCGTACGCGGACAAGGCGGCGGCCGACCTGGGGCGGATCTACGGCATCTGGACGGACGGCAAGCTGGTCGGCGGAGTCCTCTTCCGGACGATGGACGTCCAGCACGGAACCGCCGAAGCGGGCTGCTGGCTGGAGCCGTCGGCGGTGGGCAAGGGTCTCGTCACCAGGGCCGTGCGCGTGATCATCGATTGGGCCGTCGAAGAGCGGGGCATCCATCGCGTGGAGTGGCAGGTCGCGGCGGAGAACGCGGCCAGCATCGCCGTGGCCAGGCGACTCGGGATGACGAAGGACGGTGTGCTCCGCGAGAGCCACCTGCTTCGGGGGAAGCGGTACGACATGGAGGTCTGGTCGGTGCTCGCACCGGAGTGGCAAGCGGCCCGGGGCACCTCTTCCCGGTAA
- a CDS encoding SigE family RNA polymerase sigma factor produces the protein MDAEFVDFVRHRGDHHLKTAVLLTGDWHTAEDLVQASLSKLYRVWHRLDTSSDPDAYLRRILVNTYRSWWRARWRREIPRAELPDLPGPGDVGDARAVAEDVRNALATLPARQRTALVLRFFEDLPEAEVADLMGCSAGTVKTHTHRGLQAMRRLISPGTPVNRTEEEGSGIR, from the coding sequence GTGGACGCGGAATTCGTGGACTTCGTGCGGCACCGGGGGGACCACCACCTCAAAACAGCGGTCCTGCTCACCGGAGATTGGCACACGGCCGAAGATCTGGTGCAGGCCTCCCTGAGCAAGCTGTATCGGGTGTGGCACCGGCTGGACACCAGCAGCGATCCCGACGCCTACCTGCGCCGGATCCTGGTCAACACGTACCGGTCCTGGTGGCGCGCACGATGGCGCCGCGAGATCCCGCGCGCCGAGCTGCCCGACCTGCCCGGTCCCGGTGACGTGGGGGACGCCCGGGCCGTGGCGGAGGACGTGCGGAACGCGCTCGCGACGTTGCCGGCCAGGCAGCGGACAGCCTTGGTGCTGCGCTTCTTCGAGGACCTGCCGGAGGCGGAGGTCGCCGACCTGATGGGCTGCTCGGCGGGGACGGTCAAGACCCACACGCACCGCGGCCTGCAGGCGATGCGGCGGCTGATCTCCCCCGGCACGCCGGTCAACCGAACCGAGGAGGAAGGGAGTGGGATCCGGTGA
- a CDS encoding metallophosphoesterase: protein MAAVVAVLLASSLVTAAYADPGEQDRGRPTPTPTSSPSPPTLTPAGGSYLEGTVKVAAVPAAAGDSVAKLDIDGTALNATRTFGVSKLSFDVGSNSTSGLYHNYVLVNGAYRSDIGDHVNERATIEIPNEHLVKGENTVEIVVGAISSSCGLNYDDFVLFDVGLELLGEVADGEENPYSLAFGDGDCGTNTSLLKRATLKFFVLGDPQGTTGLAADVDTTTLANGEHAITATTAAGVTVKNTVTVNNAPAGAPRLLPTDGTLVAGTKPVFANVPAAGEGGVKSLTVDGKEPATKATLGNGAAMLAFDVGADSIDDRHDNFLLVNGKRIDLGGSWASRRVTVAVPARFLAPGDNTIKVVTGDYRQACGNDRDDFAISNLALTLDGATVAGQDIKPAYEMGDGACGSSQTALREAELRYTIDAPAVHIVETLGSGNATLSFNVGANAIEARYQNFVLVNGQKIVLDGDFLSRRVDFTIPNEYLVPGWNTIDFVTGTFPTSCGNNRDDFTISNIVLTPAQGTAAGQMLKTSYGMGDGNCGDNVNPLREIDLEFLVTAPARGLRADLDTTKLEDGKHTIAAVSTTGETATRLLISDNSAPKIAQSVPAADEKITATVVLDVKLEDANGVVSGPDVKLDGQPIALGAKVGPGLRAGKHTLAVTGADGLGNTATREIVFESAGIPDVPADLSPALGAVDVSDPVKLSAKVAEPDGGQVTATFSEAKILTPNQVFQGTAQSVPTTLRVPGEKQVKGDGLEPADGRTLDAPAGQDLTYQRYDIQVKGHVDSPVLRWEGAIDPERLASLRVWNTKSKAWDLLTSARGAAEGKTVLSAVVDADYIDRQQVHVMVTGEDPFADDIEPGDPNGFADPATYDFSIAHFTDTQYISEGAVEQESAEERAVWESAYAGIVNWIKDNKDQRKISYVAHTGDIIENNIRKPADEAMQRQVTGEFEVSSRQQRVLDDAKIPNGVVAGNHDNQSGTENGPEAIYNTYYGPNRYQDASQGWQHAEYGGPWKEGDNQNHYDLFSAGGLDFVVVGLSYGVTREEAEWADSIFKKFAGRNGILLSHDYIVPSSNPDGRGAGFSAPDGSVLYKTVVEKNPNVFLILAGHEHGVGTNVKPKVGQVGNGVVELLADYQFYTVSADRLGLTEIGGYKPDDQLQFGASFLRLLQFNVERAEVSVDTYSPLLNDFGATEFDPRRRYNGLEDNMVLPVDLTSRTTTFQTDSLALYEPTRIIGKSTVASGQVASVTWDRLKDNTAYAWFVTARSTGGGVTASEPSVFVTKDEHGRPGTWGPDSPMYGWFKR, encoded by the coding sequence ATGGCCGCCGTGGTCGCGGTGCTGCTGGCGAGCAGCCTCGTGACGGCGGCGTACGCCGACCCGGGGGAGCAGGATCGGGGACGGCCCACCCCGACGCCGACCAGCTCCCCGAGCCCCCCGACGCTCACTCCCGCCGGCGGTTCCTACCTGGAGGGCACGGTGAAGGTCGCGGCGGTGCCGGCCGCGGCCGGTGACAGCGTCGCCAAGCTCGACATCGACGGCACCGCGCTCAACGCCACCCGGACCTTCGGCGTCTCCAAGCTCAGCTTCGACGTCGGCTCGAACTCGACCTCGGGGCTGTACCACAACTACGTGCTCGTCAACGGCGCGTACCGGAGCGACATCGGCGACCACGTCAACGAGCGGGCGACCATCGAGATCCCGAACGAGCACCTCGTCAAGGGCGAGAACACCGTCGAGATCGTCGTCGGCGCCATCTCGTCCTCGTGCGGCCTCAACTACGACGACTTCGTGCTGTTCGATGTCGGCCTCGAACTGCTCGGCGAGGTCGCGGACGGCGAGGAGAACCCCTACTCCCTCGCCTTCGGCGACGGCGATTGCGGCACGAACACCTCGCTGCTGAAGCGCGCCACGCTCAAGTTCTTCGTCCTGGGAGACCCGCAGGGCACCACGGGTCTGGCCGCGGACGTGGACACCACGACGCTGGCCAACGGCGAGCACGCCATCACCGCCACGACCGCGGCAGGGGTGACGGTCAAGAACACCGTGACCGTGAACAACGCCCCCGCCGGCGCGCCGCGACTGCTGCCCACGGACGGCACGCTCGTGGCCGGCACCAAGCCGGTCTTCGCGAACGTCCCGGCCGCCGGCGAGGGCGGCGTCAAGTCCCTCACCGTCGATGGCAAGGAACCCGCCACGAAGGCCACCCTGGGCAACGGCGCCGCGATGCTCGCCTTCGACGTCGGCGCGGACTCGATCGATGACAGGCACGACAACTTCCTGCTCGTCAACGGCAAGCGCATCGACCTGGGCGGCTCCTGGGCGAGCCGGCGCGTGACCGTCGCGGTCCCGGCCCGGTTCCTGGCGCCCGGCGACAACACGATCAAGGTCGTCACCGGGGACTATCGGCAGGCGTGCGGCAATGACCGCGACGACTTCGCGATCTCGAACCTCGCGCTCACCCTCGACGGCGCCACCGTGGCCGGCCAGGACATCAAGCCGGCGTACGAGATGGGCGACGGCGCCTGCGGCAGCAGCCAGACCGCGCTGCGCGAGGCAGAGTTGCGCTACACGATCGACGCCCCCGCGGTGCACATCGTCGAAACGCTCGGCTCGGGCAACGCCACCCTCAGCTTCAACGTGGGTGCCAACGCGATCGAGGCCCGCTATCAGAACTTCGTGCTCGTCAACGGCCAGAAGATCGTGCTCGACGGCGACTTCCTGAGCCGGCGCGTCGACTTCACGATCCCGAACGAGTACCTCGTGCCCGGCTGGAACACGATCGATTTCGTGACCGGCACGTTTCCGACGTCCTGCGGCAACAACCGCGACGACTTCACGATCTCGAACATCGTCCTCACCCCGGCGCAGGGCACGGCGGCCGGCCAGATGCTCAAGACCTCGTACGGCATGGGCGACGGTAACTGCGGAGACAACGTCAACCCGCTGAGGGAGATCGACCTCGAGTTCCTCGTGACCGCGCCGGCCCGTGGCCTGCGCGCGGACCTCGACACCACCAAGCTCGAGGACGGCAAGCACACCATCGCCGCGGTGTCGACCACCGGGGAAACCGCCACCCGGCTCCTGATCAGCGACAACTCGGCCCCGAAGATCGCCCAGAGCGTCCCGGCGGCGGACGAGAAGATCACCGCCACGGTCGTGCTGGACGTCAAGCTGGAGGACGCCAACGGCGTCGTGTCCGGGCCGGACGTCAAGCTCGACGGCCAGCCGATCGCGCTGGGCGCCAAGGTGGGGCCGGGCCTGCGGGCCGGCAAGCACACGCTCGCCGTGACCGGCGCCGACGGCCTCGGCAACACCGCGACCCGCGAGATCGTGTTCGAGTCCGCGGGCATCCCGGACGTTCCCGCCGACTTGTCCCCGGCGTTGGGCGCCGTCGACGTGTCGGACCCCGTCAAGCTGTCGGCGAAGGTGGCCGAACCCGACGGCGGCCAGGTGACGGCGACGTTCTCCGAGGCCAAGATCCTGACCCCGAACCAGGTGTTCCAGGGCACGGCCCAGTCCGTCCCCACGACCCTGCGGGTCCCCGGCGAGAAGCAGGTCAAGGGCGACGGGCTCGAGCCCGCCGACGGCAGGACCCTCGACGCGCCCGCCGGGCAGGACCTCACCTACCAGCGGTACGACATCCAGGTGAAGGGCCACGTGGACTCCCCGGTCCTGCGCTGGGAAGGCGCCATCGACCCCGAGCGCCTGGCGTCGTTGCGGGTGTGGAACACGAAGAGCAAGGCATGGGACCTGCTGACCAGCGCCCGCGGCGCGGCCGAGGGCAAGACCGTGCTCAGCGCCGTCGTCGACGCGGACTACATCGACAGGCAGCAGGTCCACGTCATGGTGACGGGAGAGGACCCGTTCGCCGACGACATCGAGCCCGGTGACCCGAACGGCTTCGCCGACCCCGCCACGTACGACTTCTCGATCGCGCACTTCACCGACACGCAGTACATCTCCGAGGGCGCGGTCGAGCAGGAGAGCGCCGAGGAGCGCGCGGTGTGGGAGTCCGCGTACGCCGGCATCGTCAACTGGATCAAGGACAACAAGGACCAGCGCAAGATCTCGTACGTCGCGCACACCGGCGACATCATCGAGAACAACATCCGCAAGCCCGCCGACGAGGCCATGCAGCGGCAGGTGACCGGCGAGTTCGAGGTGTCCTCGAGGCAGCAGCGGGTGCTGGACGACGCGAAAATCCCGAACGGTGTGGTCGCCGGCAACCACGACAACCAGTCGGGCACCGAGAACGGGCCGGAGGCCATCTACAACACGTACTACGGCCCCAACCGGTACCAGGACGCCTCGCAGGGCTGGCAGCACGCCGAGTACGGCGGGCCGTGGAAGGAAGGCGACAACCAGAACCACTACGACCTGTTCTCCGCCGGTGGCCTGGACTTCGTCGTGGTCGGCCTGTCGTACGGGGTGACGAGGGAGGAGGCCGAATGGGCCGACTCCATCTTCAAGAAGTTCGCCGGCCGCAACGGCATCCTGCTCTCACACGACTACATCGTGCCGAGCAGCAACCCCGACGGACGCGGCGCCGGGTTCTCCGCGCCCGACGGCTCGGTCTTGTACAAGACGGTGGTCGAGAAGAACCCGAACGTCTTCCTCATCCTCGCCGGGCACGAGCACGGCGTGGGGACCAACGTGAAGCCGAAGGTCGGCCAGGTCGGCAACGGCGTGGTCGAGCTGCTGGCGGACTACCAGTTCTACACGGTGTCGGCCGACCGTCTCGGGCTCACCGAGATCGGCGGCTACAAGCCGGACGACCAGCTGCAGTTCGGCGCGAGCTTCTTGCGGCTGCTGCAGTTCAACGTCGAGCGGGCGGAGGTGAGCGTGGACACCTACTCTCCGCTGCTCAACGACTTCGGCGCCACCGAGTTCGACCCGAGGCGCCGCTACAACGGCCTCGAGGACAACATGGTGCTGCCGGTCGACCTCACCTCCCGCACGACGACCTTCCAGACCGACTCCCTGGCGCTCTACGAGCCCACCCGGATCATCGGCAAGAGCACGGTCGCGTCGGGCCAGGTCGCCTCGGTGACCTGGGACCGTCTCAAGGACAACACGGCCTACGCCTGGTTCGTCACGGCACGCTCCACCGGCGGCGGCGTGACCGCCTCCGAGCCGAGCGTCTTCGTCACGAAGGACGAGCATGGCCGCCCCGGCACGTGGGGGCCTGACTCGCCGATGTACGGCTGGTTCAAGCGCTGA